In Prunus dulcis chromosome 1, ALMONDv2, whole genome shotgun sequence, the following are encoded in one genomic region:
- the LOC117616572 gene encoding PH, RCC1 and FYVE domains-containing protein 1-like isoform X1 — MADPASYGNYARDIEQALVALKKGSQLIKYSRKGKPKLRPFRISTDETTLIWYSHGEERTLKLSSVSRIIPGQRTAVFRRFLRPEKDYLSFSLLYNNGERSLDLICKDKAEAEVWFAGLKALIYSGQQRGRRTKSDISDLQDCSDSINGRPSGETLEFTSSIARGRVSVDSRESVNSGSDVGSERANMQLRTSAGDGFRISVSSTPSCSSGGSGPDDIESLGDVYVWGEIWSDGNVSDGSANPIPTKTDVLIPRPLESNVVLDVHQIACGVRHVALVTRQGEVFTWGEESGGRLGHGIDRDFSRPRLVEFLATNNVDFVACGEYHTCAVSTSGDLFTWGDGTHNAGLLGHGTDVSHWIPKRVTGPLEGLQVLSVACGAWHSALATSNGKMFTFGDGAFGVLGHGDLESVPYPREVQLLNGLKTIKVACGVWHTAAIVEVMGQSGPNASSRKLFTWGDGDKHRLGHGSKDTYLLPTCVSSLIDYNFHQLACGHTMTIALTTSGHVFTMGGTAYGQLGNPSSDGRVPCLVQDKLVGEFVEEIACGEYHVAVLTSRSEVFTWGRGANGRLGHGDAEDRKTPTLVEALKDRHVKSISCGSNFTSSICIHKWVSGADQSICSGCRQTFGFTRKRHNCYNCGLVHCHACSSKKALRAALAPTPGKPHRVCDACYTKLKAAEAGYSSNVSRRATITRSMDSRDFLNRGDIKSSRILLSPTIEPIKYLEVKSTKPGVRSESPSIVRASQVPSLLQLKDMAFPSSLSALQNALKPVMTTPSQPNSRSTSPYSRRPSPPRSATPIFSRSVIDSLKKTNDILTQEVSKLQNQVKSLKHKCDAQDVEIQKLHKHAKEAGSLADEQYSKCRAAKELVKSITEQMKEWEEKLPPEVSDSETFKELRSQAEDFINTSIGRSSLELEQQYAADKTSLDFESSKTEDNKGEDPGEAEPQNSSESHSRSPESSTMRSGQKEVIEQFEPGVYVTLLQLQNGARVFRRVKFSKRKFSSQQAEEWWTNNKDRLLKRYSQLKARASPAPSLPPSSPVPAAEENSEAASPSTI; from the exons ATGGCAGATCCTGCTAGCTATGGGAATTACGCGCGTGATATTGAACAA GCACTCGttgcattaaaaaaaggtTCCCAGTTAATCAAGTATAGCCGAAAAGGGAAGCCAAAGCTTCGTCCATTCAGAATTTCTACT GATGAAACTACTCTCATCTGGTACTCACATGGCGAAGAACGAACTCTGAAGTTATCTTCCGTCTCTCGAATTATCCCTGGACAGAGAACA GCTGTGTTTCGAAGATTCTTGCGCCCAGAAAAGGATTACTTGTCATTTTCTCTTCTATATAACAACGGTGAAAGATCACTTGATCTG ATCTGCAAGGATAAAGCTGAGGCAGAGGTATGGTTTGCTGGCCTTAAGGCACTAATTTATTCTGGACAACAACGTGGTAGACGTACTAAGAGTGATATTTCTGAT TTGCAAGACTGTAGTGACTCTATTAATGGCCGTCCTTCTGGTGAGACCTTAGAGTTCACTTCAAGCATTGCCCGTGGTAGGGTATCAGTTGATTCTCGTGAATCAGTGAATTCAGGCTCAGATGTGGGTTCAGAACGTGCAAATATGCAACTAAGAACAAGTGCAGGAGATGGTTTTCGGATTAGTGTTTCAAGCACTCCTAGCTGTTCAAGTGGAGGGTCTGGACCTGATGACATAGAATCACTAGGAGATGTTTATGTGTGGGGAGAGATCTGGTCCGATGGAAATGTATCTGATGGGTCTGCAAATCCAATCCCTACAAAAACGGATGTGCTGATTCCAAGGCCCTTGGAATCGAATGTTGTTCTTGATGTTCATCAGATTGCTTGTGGTGTGCGACATGTTGCTCTTGTAACAAGGCAAGGTGAGGTTTTCACATGGGGAGAGGAATCTGGTGGAAGACTTGGTCATGGGATTGATAGAGACTTTAGTCGTCCTCGACTTGTTGAGTTCCTTGCAACTAATAATGTAGATTTTGTTGCATGTGGCGAGTATCATACATGTGCTGTATCTACATCTGGTGATTTATTTACTTGGGGTGATGGTACACATAATGCTGGACTTCTTGGTCATGGAACTGATGTTAGCCACTGGATCCCTAAAAGGGTTACTGGTCCTTTAGAAGGACTTCAGGTTCTATCTGTTGCATGTGGCGCGTGGCATTCAGCTTTGGCAACTTCCAATGGAAAAATGTTTACATTTGGAGATGGAGCGTTTGGTGTTTTGGGTCATGGAGATCTCGAGAGTGTTCCATATCCAAGGGAGGTACAGTTATTGAATGGACTAAAGACAATAAAAGTAGCATGCGGAGTTTGGCATACTGCAGCTATTGTAGAGGTTATGGGCCAGTCTGGTCCAAATGCTTCATCTAGAAAGTTGTTCACCTGGGGTGATGGTGACAAACATCGTTTAGGTCATGGAAGTAAAGATACTTATCTTCTTCCCACCTGTGTCTCTTCCCTTATTGACTATAATTTCCACCAGCTAGCATGTGGACACACTATGACTATTGCCCTCACCACATCAGGTCATGTGTTTACCATGGGTGGCACTGCATATGGTCAGCTAGGCAATCCAAGTTCTGATGGGAGAGTACCTTGCTTAGTACAGGATAAATTGGTTGGTGAGTTTGTTGAAGAAATTGCATGTGGGGAATATCATGTTGCTGTCCTGACATCAAGAAGTGAAGTATTCACTTGGGGAAGAGGTGCTAACGGAAGGCTGGGACATGGGGATGCAGAAGACCGGAAAACTCCAACTTTGGTTGAAGCTCTGAAAGATAGGCATGTGAAAAGCATTTCATGTGGCTCAAACTTCACATCAAGTATATGCATCCATAAGTGGGTCTCTGGAGCTGATCAATCAATTTGCTCAGGTTGTCGACAGACATTTGGTTTTACTAGAAAGAGGCATAATTGTTATAATTGTGGACTGGTCCATTGTCATGCTTGTAGTTCCAAAAAAGCACTGAGAGCAGCATTGGCCCCCACTCCTGGAAAACCACATCGTGTATGTGATGCTTGTTATACAAAACTTAAAGCTGCTGAGGCTGGTTATTCTTCTAATGTTAGTAGGAGAGCTACAATCACCCGTTCAATGGATAGCAGGGATTTTCTAAACAGGGGAGATATAAAATCTTCAAGGATTCTGCTTTCTCCCACTATAGAACCCATTAAATATCTTGAGGTCAAGTCGACAAAGCCTGGGGTCAGATCGGAATCTCCTTCTATAGTCAGGGCTTCCCAAGTTCCATCCCTTTTACAACTAAAAGATATGGCTTTTCCAAGTTCATTGAGTGCGCTTCAAAATGCTTTGAAGCCTGTTATGACAACACCTAGTCAGCCCAATTCAAGATCTACTTCACCATATTCAAGGAGACCAAGCCCTCCACGGTCTGCAACTCCTATATTTTCTAGGAGTGTTATTGACAGTCTTAAGAAGACAAATGACATTCTGACTCAAGAAGTATCGAAGTTGCAAAACCAG GTTAAAAGTCTGAAGCACAAGTGTGATGCTCAAGATGTAGAGATACAGAAACTACACAAACATGCTAAAGAAGCTGGTTCATTAGCAGATGAGCAATATTCTAAGTGCAGAGCTGCCAAAGAACTCGTCAAATCCATCACAGAACAG ATGAAAGAATGGGAAGAGAAGTTGCCTCCTGAGGTTTCTGATAGTGAAACTTTCAAAGAATTGCGTAGTCAAGCTGAAGATTTTATAAACACAAGTATCGGAAGATCAAGCTTAGAACTTGAACAACAATATGCAGCCGATAAAACTTCCTTGGATTTTGAGTCTTCTAAAACGGAAGACAACAAAGGAGAAGACCCCGGGGAGGCTGAACCTCAAAACAGCTCAGAAAGCCACTCGAGATCACCCGAATCATCAACAATGCGGTCAGGACAAAAGGAAGTCATTGAACAATTTGAACCGGGTGTTTATGTAACTCTCCTTCAACTACAAAATGGTGCTAGGGTTTTTAGGCGTGTTAAATTCAg CAAACGAAAGTTTAGTTCGCAACAGGCAGAAGAATGGTGGACAAATAACAAAGATAGGCTGCTTAAGAGATATAGTCAACTGAAGGCAAGGGCAAGTCCTGCCCCAAGTCTACCACCCAGCAGTCCTGTACCTGCTGCTGAGGAAAACAGTGAGGCAGCCTCACCTTCCACTATATAG
- the LOC117616572 gene encoding PH, RCC1 and FYVE domains-containing protein 1-like isoform X2 yields MADPASYGNYARDIEQDETTLIWYSHGEERTLKLSSVSRIIPGQRTAVFRRFLRPEKDYLSFSLLYNNGERSLDLICKDKAEAEVWFAGLKALIYSGQQRGRRTKSDISDLQDCSDSINGRPSGETLEFTSSIARGRVSVDSRESVNSGSDVGSERANMQLRTSAGDGFRISVSSTPSCSSGGSGPDDIESLGDVYVWGEIWSDGNVSDGSANPIPTKTDVLIPRPLESNVVLDVHQIACGVRHVALVTRQGEVFTWGEESGGRLGHGIDRDFSRPRLVEFLATNNVDFVACGEYHTCAVSTSGDLFTWGDGTHNAGLLGHGTDVSHWIPKRVTGPLEGLQVLSVACGAWHSALATSNGKMFTFGDGAFGVLGHGDLESVPYPREVQLLNGLKTIKVACGVWHTAAIVEVMGQSGPNASSRKLFTWGDGDKHRLGHGSKDTYLLPTCVSSLIDYNFHQLACGHTMTIALTTSGHVFTMGGTAYGQLGNPSSDGRVPCLVQDKLVGEFVEEIACGEYHVAVLTSRSEVFTWGRGANGRLGHGDAEDRKTPTLVEALKDRHVKSISCGSNFTSSICIHKWVSGADQSICSGCRQTFGFTRKRHNCYNCGLVHCHACSSKKALRAALAPTPGKPHRVCDACYTKLKAAEAGYSSNVSRRATITRSMDSRDFLNRGDIKSSRILLSPTIEPIKYLEVKSTKPGVRSESPSIVRASQVPSLLQLKDMAFPSSLSALQNALKPVMTTPSQPNSRSTSPYSRRPSPPRSATPIFSRSVIDSLKKTNDILTQEVSKLQNQVKSLKHKCDAQDVEIQKLHKHAKEAGSLADEQYSKCRAAKELVKSITEQMKEWEEKLPPEVSDSETFKELRSQAEDFINTSIGRSSLELEQQYAADKTSLDFESSKTEDNKGEDPGEAEPQNSSESHSRSPESSTMRSGQKEVIEQFEPGVYVTLLQLQNGARVFRRVKFSKRKFSSQQAEEWWTNNKDRLLKRYSQLKARASPAPSLPPSSPVPAAEENSEAASPSTI; encoded by the exons ATGGCAGATCCTGCTAGCTATGGGAATTACGCGCGTGATATTGAACAA GATGAAACTACTCTCATCTGGTACTCACATGGCGAAGAACGAACTCTGAAGTTATCTTCCGTCTCTCGAATTATCCCTGGACAGAGAACA GCTGTGTTTCGAAGATTCTTGCGCCCAGAAAAGGATTACTTGTCATTTTCTCTTCTATATAACAACGGTGAAAGATCACTTGATCTG ATCTGCAAGGATAAAGCTGAGGCAGAGGTATGGTTTGCTGGCCTTAAGGCACTAATTTATTCTGGACAACAACGTGGTAGACGTACTAAGAGTGATATTTCTGAT TTGCAAGACTGTAGTGACTCTATTAATGGCCGTCCTTCTGGTGAGACCTTAGAGTTCACTTCAAGCATTGCCCGTGGTAGGGTATCAGTTGATTCTCGTGAATCAGTGAATTCAGGCTCAGATGTGGGTTCAGAACGTGCAAATATGCAACTAAGAACAAGTGCAGGAGATGGTTTTCGGATTAGTGTTTCAAGCACTCCTAGCTGTTCAAGTGGAGGGTCTGGACCTGATGACATAGAATCACTAGGAGATGTTTATGTGTGGGGAGAGATCTGGTCCGATGGAAATGTATCTGATGGGTCTGCAAATCCAATCCCTACAAAAACGGATGTGCTGATTCCAAGGCCCTTGGAATCGAATGTTGTTCTTGATGTTCATCAGATTGCTTGTGGTGTGCGACATGTTGCTCTTGTAACAAGGCAAGGTGAGGTTTTCACATGGGGAGAGGAATCTGGTGGAAGACTTGGTCATGGGATTGATAGAGACTTTAGTCGTCCTCGACTTGTTGAGTTCCTTGCAACTAATAATGTAGATTTTGTTGCATGTGGCGAGTATCATACATGTGCTGTATCTACATCTGGTGATTTATTTACTTGGGGTGATGGTACACATAATGCTGGACTTCTTGGTCATGGAACTGATGTTAGCCACTGGATCCCTAAAAGGGTTACTGGTCCTTTAGAAGGACTTCAGGTTCTATCTGTTGCATGTGGCGCGTGGCATTCAGCTTTGGCAACTTCCAATGGAAAAATGTTTACATTTGGAGATGGAGCGTTTGGTGTTTTGGGTCATGGAGATCTCGAGAGTGTTCCATATCCAAGGGAGGTACAGTTATTGAATGGACTAAAGACAATAAAAGTAGCATGCGGAGTTTGGCATACTGCAGCTATTGTAGAGGTTATGGGCCAGTCTGGTCCAAATGCTTCATCTAGAAAGTTGTTCACCTGGGGTGATGGTGACAAACATCGTTTAGGTCATGGAAGTAAAGATACTTATCTTCTTCCCACCTGTGTCTCTTCCCTTATTGACTATAATTTCCACCAGCTAGCATGTGGACACACTATGACTATTGCCCTCACCACATCAGGTCATGTGTTTACCATGGGTGGCACTGCATATGGTCAGCTAGGCAATCCAAGTTCTGATGGGAGAGTACCTTGCTTAGTACAGGATAAATTGGTTGGTGAGTTTGTTGAAGAAATTGCATGTGGGGAATATCATGTTGCTGTCCTGACATCAAGAAGTGAAGTATTCACTTGGGGAAGAGGTGCTAACGGAAGGCTGGGACATGGGGATGCAGAAGACCGGAAAACTCCAACTTTGGTTGAAGCTCTGAAAGATAGGCATGTGAAAAGCATTTCATGTGGCTCAAACTTCACATCAAGTATATGCATCCATAAGTGGGTCTCTGGAGCTGATCAATCAATTTGCTCAGGTTGTCGACAGACATTTGGTTTTACTAGAAAGAGGCATAATTGTTATAATTGTGGACTGGTCCATTGTCATGCTTGTAGTTCCAAAAAAGCACTGAGAGCAGCATTGGCCCCCACTCCTGGAAAACCACATCGTGTATGTGATGCTTGTTATACAAAACTTAAAGCTGCTGAGGCTGGTTATTCTTCTAATGTTAGTAGGAGAGCTACAATCACCCGTTCAATGGATAGCAGGGATTTTCTAAACAGGGGAGATATAAAATCTTCAAGGATTCTGCTTTCTCCCACTATAGAACCCATTAAATATCTTGAGGTCAAGTCGACAAAGCCTGGGGTCAGATCGGAATCTCCTTCTATAGTCAGGGCTTCCCAAGTTCCATCCCTTTTACAACTAAAAGATATGGCTTTTCCAAGTTCATTGAGTGCGCTTCAAAATGCTTTGAAGCCTGTTATGACAACACCTAGTCAGCCCAATTCAAGATCTACTTCACCATATTCAAGGAGACCAAGCCCTCCACGGTCTGCAACTCCTATATTTTCTAGGAGTGTTATTGACAGTCTTAAGAAGACAAATGACATTCTGACTCAAGAAGTATCGAAGTTGCAAAACCAG GTTAAAAGTCTGAAGCACAAGTGTGATGCTCAAGATGTAGAGATACAGAAACTACACAAACATGCTAAAGAAGCTGGTTCATTAGCAGATGAGCAATATTCTAAGTGCAGAGCTGCCAAAGAACTCGTCAAATCCATCACAGAACAG ATGAAAGAATGGGAAGAGAAGTTGCCTCCTGAGGTTTCTGATAGTGAAACTTTCAAAGAATTGCGTAGTCAAGCTGAAGATTTTATAAACACAAGTATCGGAAGATCAAGCTTAGAACTTGAACAACAATATGCAGCCGATAAAACTTCCTTGGATTTTGAGTCTTCTAAAACGGAAGACAACAAAGGAGAAGACCCCGGGGAGGCTGAACCTCAAAACAGCTCAGAAAGCCACTCGAGATCACCCGAATCATCAACAATGCGGTCAGGACAAAAGGAAGTCATTGAACAATTTGAACCGGGTGTTTATGTAACTCTCCTTCAACTACAAAATGGTGCTAGGGTTTTTAGGCGTGTTAAATTCAg CAAACGAAAGTTTAGTTCGCAACAGGCAGAAGAATGGTGGACAAATAACAAAGATAGGCTGCTTAAGAGATATAGTCAACTGAAGGCAAGGGCAAGTCCTGCCCCAAGTCTACCACCCAGCAGTCCTGTACCTGCTGCTGAGGAAAACAGTGAGGCAGCCTCACCTTCCACTATATAG
- the LOC117615646 gene encoding putative E3 ubiquitin-protein ligase XBAT35 isoform X1, with the protein MGLQQSKDELLYQQVSYGNIEGIKSLCREGAGLEWIDREGKTPLIFACMNPGLYNVAKSLIELGANVNAYRPGRNAGTPLHHAAKKGLEDIVNLLLSHGANVLIMNDDCQTPLDVARAKGHTNVVRAIERHICLFSGWLREFYGPGFLEVLAPQLVSRKVWVVVLPSGSRKPTKPFKLELAIYSSMQDARPRTVVALWKVNLEEPKLHQSDPSVVIHDSSTIPRGRRRRRSIYISQEARCRHQKVRQTRIKLASADENDKKQLQWFCNACKGIPQARPAFLANNQPQVPATAPPPAEDLELAMAINASIQSALQERPSFPDAHLTYEGSASSSDNGCGTSSMNTGSYNGWDAPIAAADPNASSSSERPGNESGQKTEIQDIPSIQTAPTSDIIPSAPPVADEEPIHYPSIDFSPIDMPSPRVEIIPAKLNEKKGGSDSSSCVICLDAPVEGACIPCGHMAGCMSCLGEIKAKKWGCPVCRAKIDQIVKLYSV; encoded by the exons ATGGGGCTACAGCAATCCAAAGACGAACTGCTCTATCAGCAAGTTAGCTATGGAAACATCGAAGGGATCAAATCCCTTTGCAGAGAAGGTGCAGGCCTTGAG TGGATTGATAGAGAGGGGAAAACCCCATTGATCTTTGCATGTATGAATCCTGGGCTTTATAATGTTGCGAAAAGCTTGATTGAACTTGGCGCAAACGTCAACGCCTATCGCCCCG GTCGTAATGCTGGGACTCCTCTACATCATGCAGCTAAAAAAGGGCTAGAAGATATTGTTAATTTACTTCTTTCACATGGAG caaATGTGTTAATCATGAATGATGACTGTCAAACTCCTCTTGACGTTGCTAGGGCAAAAGGGCACACCAATGTTGTCCGTGCCATTGAG AGGCATATTTGCTTATTCTCTGGTTGGTTGCGAGAGTTTTATGGTCCTGGATTTCTTGAAGTACTTGCTCCTCAGTTGGTTTCAAGAAAAGT TTGGGTTGTTGTTTTGCCAAGTGGTTCCCGCAAACCTACCAAGCCTTTCAAGTTGGAACTTGCCATATATTCTAGTATGCAG GACGCCCGACCACGGACAGTTGTTGCATTGTGGAAAGTCAATTTGGAAGAACCGAAGTTACACCAGTCTGATCCTTCTGTTGTAATTCATGATAGCTCCACAA TCCCAAGAGGCAGGAGGCGGAGAAGAAGCATTTACATCTCCCAAGAGGCTAGGTGTAGGCATCAAAAAGTTAGGC AAACACGCATTAAACTTGCATCTGCAGATGAAAATGATAAGAAACAACTTCAGTGGTTTTGCAATGCATGCAAAGGAATTCCACAG GCGCGTCCTGCATTTTTGGCCAACAACCAGCCCCAGGTTCCAGCAACTGCACCACCACCTGCAGAAGACTTAGAATTGGCCATGGCTATCAATGCCTCCATTCAGTCTGCTTTGCAGGAGAGACCGTCCTTTCCTGATGCACACCTGACCTATGAAGGAAGTGCATCCAGTAGTGATAATGGTTGCGGCACATCCTCCATGAATACTGGCAGCTATAATGGTTGGGATGCACCAATTGCAGCAGCTGATCCAAATGCAAGTAGTAGCAGTGAGCGACCAGGTAATGAAAGTGGCCAGAAAACGGAAATCCAGGATATCCCTTCCATCCAAACAGCTCCTACTTCAGATATAATCCCATCAGCTCCACCAGTTGCTGATGAGGAGCCTATTCACTATCCGTCAATTGATTTCAGTCCTATTGATATGCCATCCCCAAGGGTTGAAATTATACCTGCTAAACTTAATGAAAAGAAAGGTGGAAGTGATTCTTCTTCATGTGTGATTTGTTTGGATGCTCCGGTTGAAGGAGCTTGCATCCCATGTGGGCATATGGCTGGATGCATGTCTTGTTTGGGTGAGATTAAAGCTAAGAAATGGGGTTGCCCTGTCTGTCGGGCCAAGATTGACCAGATTGTAAAGCTGTATTCTGTATGA
- the LOC117615646 gene encoding putative E3 ubiquitin-protein ligase XBAT34 isoform X2, which yields MGLQQSKDELLYQQVSYGNIEGIKSLCREGAGLEWIDREGKTPLIFACMNPGLYNVAKSLIELGANVNAYRPGRNAGTPLHHAAKKGLEDIVNLLLSHGANVLIMNDDCQTPLDVARAKGHTNVVRAIERHICLFSGWLREFYGPGFLEVLAPQLVSRKVWVVVLPSGSRKPTKPFKLELAIYSSMQDARPRTVVALWKVNLEEPKLHQSDPSVVIHDSSTKTRIKLASADENDKKQLQWFCNACKGIPQARPAFLANNQPQVPATAPPPAEDLELAMAINASIQSALQERPSFPDAHLTYEGSASSSDNGCGTSSMNTGSYNGWDAPIAAADPNASSSSERPGNESGQKTEIQDIPSIQTAPTSDIIPSAPPVADEEPIHYPSIDFSPIDMPSPRVEIIPAKLNEKKGGSDSSSCVICLDAPVEGACIPCGHMAGCMSCLGEIKAKKWGCPVCRAKIDQIVKLYSV from the exons ATGGGGCTACAGCAATCCAAAGACGAACTGCTCTATCAGCAAGTTAGCTATGGAAACATCGAAGGGATCAAATCCCTTTGCAGAGAAGGTGCAGGCCTTGAG TGGATTGATAGAGAGGGGAAAACCCCATTGATCTTTGCATGTATGAATCCTGGGCTTTATAATGTTGCGAAAAGCTTGATTGAACTTGGCGCAAACGTCAACGCCTATCGCCCCG GTCGTAATGCTGGGACTCCTCTACATCATGCAGCTAAAAAAGGGCTAGAAGATATTGTTAATTTACTTCTTTCACATGGAG caaATGTGTTAATCATGAATGATGACTGTCAAACTCCTCTTGACGTTGCTAGGGCAAAAGGGCACACCAATGTTGTCCGTGCCATTGAG AGGCATATTTGCTTATTCTCTGGTTGGTTGCGAGAGTTTTATGGTCCTGGATTTCTTGAAGTACTTGCTCCTCAGTTGGTTTCAAGAAAAGT TTGGGTTGTTGTTTTGCCAAGTGGTTCCCGCAAACCTACCAAGCCTTTCAAGTTGGAACTTGCCATATATTCTAGTATGCAG GACGCCCGACCACGGACAGTTGTTGCATTGTGGAAAGTCAATTTGGAAGAACCGAAGTTACACCAGTCTGATCCTTCTGTTGTAATTCATGATAGCTCCACAA AAACACGCATTAAACTTGCATCTGCAGATGAAAATGATAAGAAACAACTTCAGTGGTTTTGCAATGCATGCAAAGGAATTCCACAG GCGCGTCCTGCATTTTTGGCCAACAACCAGCCCCAGGTTCCAGCAACTGCACCACCACCTGCAGAAGACTTAGAATTGGCCATGGCTATCAATGCCTCCATTCAGTCTGCTTTGCAGGAGAGACCGTCCTTTCCTGATGCACACCTGACCTATGAAGGAAGTGCATCCAGTAGTGATAATGGTTGCGGCACATCCTCCATGAATACTGGCAGCTATAATGGTTGGGATGCACCAATTGCAGCAGCTGATCCAAATGCAAGTAGTAGCAGTGAGCGACCAGGTAATGAAAGTGGCCAGAAAACGGAAATCCAGGATATCCCTTCCATCCAAACAGCTCCTACTTCAGATATAATCCCATCAGCTCCACCAGTTGCTGATGAGGAGCCTATTCACTATCCGTCAATTGATTTCAGTCCTATTGATATGCCATCCCCAAGGGTTGAAATTATACCTGCTAAACTTAATGAAAAGAAAGGTGGAAGTGATTCTTCTTCATGTGTGATTTGTTTGGATGCTCCGGTTGAAGGAGCTTGCATCCCATGTGGGCATATGGCTGGATGCATGTCTTGTTTGGGTGAGATTAAAGCTAAGAAATGGGGTTGCCCTGTCTGTCGGGCCAAGATTGACCAGATTGTAAAGCTGTATTCTGTATGA